A genomic stretch from Bos mutus isolate GX-2022 chromosome 4, NWIPB_WYAK_1.1, whole genome shotgun sequence includes:
- the LOC102275634 gene encoding hyaluronidase PH-20 — MAALGLPLFRAHYSHCVCWFPQVIRAVSGQSSSGDQVFGKRDCCDILPPWPLPLGFLGVQPAHLHRRMSTVQNPKKFWLAAKPACSLVDDASLGPRLPPSGSGSGCPRLPVCCGGWTCRQPASSITDEATCKTLLKQEARRIIFKYFSSLYIFIHQSGFIPYFLFCVYILHQILDKPKCVGEKKCKSLLFAVGMLRHQHISFRNFVGSNGAPQAVFTFLLVPCCLALNFTAPPLIPNIPFLWAWNAPTNHCAKIFSMPPDLGLFSLVGSPQKDVTGQPITLFYADRLGYYPKINERTGVHKNGGIPQVASLKKHLDKAEKDIAYYMPIDNVGLAVIDWENWRPTWVRNWKPKDVYKKASIELVLQQNRHFTLKEATKRAKADFEKAAKSFMQETLKLGKFLRPNHLWGYYLFPDCYNHHYNQANYNGSCFDEEKRRNDALNWLWKESTALYPSVYLNTKLKSSPQARLFVRNRVQEAIRLSKVANVKSPLPVFVYTRPVFSDMSSKFLSQDDLVSTIGESIALGASGIIMWGSFNLSLTKQSCMNLSNYLNTILNPYIINVTLAAKMCSQVLCHEEGVCTRKHWNSTDYLHLNPMNFSIQRQKYGKYTIHGKPTLEDLLQFSESFYCSCYANIHCKKRDIKNIHTINVCFAEDICINASLNSDHSKHTSSQKDISSTTFSTVSSSTPTAKVSARVPGKDHVSLKIRLPGKALSNTIRRGHKSVDWKNIFRQLYIQNIKNETNY; from the exons caggtgaccaggtgtttgggaAGCGAGATTGCTGTGACATATTGCCTCCCTGGCCCCtgccgcttggttttctgggtgtacaaccggcacaccttcacaggcggatgtcaaccgtccagaatcccaagaagtttTGGTTAGCagcgaagcctgcttgcagtttggtagatgatgcctcgcTGGGGCCACgactgcccccttctggctctggctctggctgccctcgcctgcctgtctgcTGTGGTGGATGGACCTGTCGGCAGCCGGCtagctcta ttacaGATGAAGCAACTTGCAAAACATTGCTAAAACAAGAAGCaagaagaataatatttaaatacttttcatCATTATACATTTTTATCCATCAAAGTGGCTTCATTCCATACTTTCTCTTCTGTGTTTATATCTTACATCAAATATTAGATAAACCAAAGTGTGTAGGAGAAAAAAAGTGCAAATCATTACTTTTTGCAGTGGGAATGCTAAGGCACCAGCATATCTCTTTTAGGAACTTTGTTGGGTCCAATGGAGCACCCCAGGCAGTGTTCACCTTCCTTCTGGTTCCATGTTGTTTGGCTTTGAACTTTACAGCACCCCCTCTCATTCCAAATATTCCTTTCCTGTGGGCCTGGAATGCCCCAACTAACCATTGTGCTAAAATATTTAGCATGCCTCCAGATCTGGGCCTCTTCTCCTTAGTAGGAAGCCCCCAAAAAGATGTTACAGGACAACCTATTACATTATTTTATGCTGATAGGCTTGGCTACTATCCTAAGATAAATGAAAGAACAGGTGTCCATAAGAATGGTGGAATTCCTCAGGTGGCttccttaaaaaaacatttgGACAAAGCTGAAAAAGACATTGCCTATTACATGCCAATCGACAACGTGGGCTTGGCGGTCATTGACTGGGAAAACTGGAGGCCTACCTGGGTAAGAAACTGGAAACCTAAAGATGTTTACAAGAAGGCGTCTATTGAGTTGGTTCTGCAACAAAATAGACACTTTACTTTGAAAGAGGCTACCAAGAGAGCGAAAgcggattttgaaaaggcagcaAAGAGCTTCATGCAAGAGactttaaaattgggaaagtttCTTCGGCCAAACCACTTATGGGGTTATTATCTTTTTCCTGATTGTTACAATCATCATTATAACCAAGCTAATTACAATGGAAGTTGCTTtgatgaagagaaaagaagaaatgatgcaCTCAATTGGTTGTGGAAGGAAAGCACTGCCCTTTACCCCTCTGTTTATTTGAATACCAAGCTAAAATCTTCTCCACAAGCTAGACTCTTTGTTCGTAATCGTGTTCAGGAAGCCATTCGATTGTCTAAAGTTGCCAATGTTAAAAGTCCACTTCCGGTTTTTGTATACACCCGTCCAGTTTTTAGTGATATGTCTTCAAAATTCCTTTCTCAG GATGACCTTGTGAGTACAATTGGTGAGAGCATTGCTCTAGGTGCTTCTGGAATTATAATGTGGGGAAGCTTCAACTTAAGCCTAACTAAG CAATCTTGCATGAACCTAAGCAATTACTTGAATACTATACTGAATCCTTATATAATCAACGTCACTCTAGCAGCCAAAATGTGTAGCCAAGTGTTGTGCCACGAGGAAGGAGTGTGTACAAGGAAACACTGGAATTCAACCGACTATCTTCACCTGAACCCAATGAATTTTTCTATTCAAAGGCAGAAATATGGAAAATACACCATACATGGGAAACCCACACTTGAAGACCTGCTAcaattttctgaaagtttttatTGCAGTTGTtatgccaacatccactgtaaaaaaagagatataaaaaaCATTCATACTATTAATGTATGTTTTGCTGAAGATATTTGTATAAACGCTTCTCTAAACTCAGACCACAGTAAGCACACTTCTAGCCAGAAAGATATATCTTCTACCACTTTTAGCACTGTCTCATCCTCCACACCGACTGCCAAAGTGTCTGCACGTGTTCCTGGGAAAGATCATGTGTCCCTCAAAATCAGGCTTCCAGGGAAAGCCCTCTCCAACACCATCCGAAGGGGCCATAAGAGTGTtgactggaaaaatatattccgtCAGTTATacattcaaaacattaaaaatgaaacaaactattaa